A window from Culex pipiens pallens isolate TS chromosome 3, TS_CPP_V2, whole genome shotgun sequence encodes these proteins:
- the LOC120413439 gene encoding large proline-rich protein BAG6 isoform X2 produces MINLKVKTLDSQNHDFSVEDDITVRQFKEHIAEKINVAVDMQRLIYCGRVLSDDKALKEYDVNGKVVHLVQRAPPSARGSSSSTSGGVGSSSLSDEGARASARRSRSSDNGASRGQIFRGLDDFNTMYFGSMTSIPLNVNATQTPPQIPTVSPSSTLCMNRITVARHMLQCVDNIISYLETPERGLNNTAMDILSQQTMESTVFEVGISAVGDVDIPPNQMQNFVQAFQGAVSAAFRQNGISNVTVQQQQDTLNPSVQVFGTIPDSAIVTPPNTSATATPAQESSGASSGSSSTSSSTSESSADSRRQARPGAGGASGGGSGSGSSRNQTTSTQTLAEVVQQMRVVQRRMEPFLQQYYDILQNDPTYEERDAAIRENAQRVFDRISEALHYMSHAQHAISDLMLDLQTAAPRHLCCRPILVEQSAFVSSGIAAVPNNINLANLLRATHNNNNPEVGNNNINAQIINLSIPGMPGSAPGGPLTMPPLIPVNTQNRPTTGSAAAAGPATGTANTGANAPTTATAQPQGQSARRVIPLSELPDDVVTRVYIPLYDPQTVRRVQSLVQTMGAPDGSRAPPGRSSSASRSSSATASTATTTPPTTNNDDQRPTPASSSSPSSTNTSRTTSESDSVSSGSSPERRSSAPNSTNASATNASNNNNAQMQMARLIQAVVNAAPIHADIHVQINAGGNPPASGAAAAAAASSGSGTAAAATTTASTGASGGAGGPQPNPTMTNNTSTNTNSGGNDGTQSRFATVTLPTTSTQTRSTARPHVHSIPPAHIRQVRPIPANMLSSFDRFLPCNSHHIRENGDRGPETITVRTANNSNSSSSGTTPASGGQPSAPPSESLASLPFNLFGSQFTLADFEQIVPNPNTLNRIRDSLQTYVVQTLFNGEPISEGTMPNAMNALIQQLEPILALVSRYDLPDYDTRASFENLIRRSVPFCMNLIREDSSQQFGVRLLRFLITFVRRFFMILVVGVGAVNAESFSRELFNIAVFGTPDTSSVAPELLRLFLPAIHRQLDRSGHHDQQEIQEFLVIRSRPPGEQSSGANRGPSPMEVDDTESSTTPELVSDIAEISISIEPPNIVNLDQCAAIVISAGPVTSGSTPSTVRVVAAAPSAAPTTAPPGSAPPASRTTTNSDDVTMTVPLAVVDPQVPPPLADEEDLPSVAVGSEQWHAHLPQNWLPVITRDIARQRRQNPQGPFTDAYISGMSSKRRKLIAETKPPSDVPSLIADNVREAFHGAGINPASVVPASAVAAAAGGSGVAGGFPSSLSEFSSTIADDAALHSSYCEAMRASVRERLAKDPNYDAKRFPNCSKYFEK; encoded by the exons ATTACGGTGCGCCAGTTCAAGGAGCACATCGCCGAAAAGATCAACGTGGCGGTGGACATGCAGCGGCTCATCTACTGTGGCCGCGTGCTGAGCGACGACAAGGCCCTGAAGGAGTACGACGTGAACGGGAAGGTGGTCCACCTGGTTCAGCGCGCCCCACCGTCGGCCCGTGGCtcgagcagcagcaccagcggcGGCGTCGGTTCCAGCAGCCTGTCCGACGAGGGGGCACGAGCTTCGGCGAGGCGCTCCCGCAGCAGCGACAATGGCGCCTCCCGGGGCCAGATCTTCCGCGGGTTGGACGATTTCAACACGATGTACTTTGGCTCGATGACGTCGATTCCGCTGAACGTGAATGCCACG caAACTCCTCCGCAAATTCCGACCGTGAGTCCGTCGTCGACGCTCTGCATGAACCGGATTACCGTGGCCCGTCACATGCTGCAGTGTGTGGACAACATAATCAGCTATTTGGAGACGCCGGAACGCGGTTTGAACAACACGGCGATGGACATTCTGTCCCAGCAGACGATGGAATCGACGGTGTTTGAGGTGGGCATTAGCGCGGTTGGAGACGTGGACATCCCGCCGAACCAGATGCAGAACTTTGTGCAGGCCTTCCAGGGTGCAGTTTCGGCAGCGTTCCGTCAGAATGGCATCTCGAACGTGACggttcagcagcagcaggacaCGCTCAACCCGTCGGTGCAGGTTTTCGGTACGATTCCCGACTCGGCCATCGTAACGCCACCGAACACGAGCGCAACGGCCACGCCGGCCCAGGAAAGTTCGGGCGCTTCTTCGGGCAGCTCGTCGACGTCTTCCAGCACGTCGGAGTCGAGTGCCGATTCGAGACGGCAGGCACGACCCGGTGCCGGTGGAGCAAGTGGTGGAGGCAGCGGCAGCGGATCTTCGCGGAACCAAACCACAAGCACGCAAACGTTGGCCGAAGTGGTCCAACAGATGCGGGTCGTCCAGCGACGCATGGAACCGTTCCTGCAGCAGTACTACGATATACTGCAAAATGATCCGACGTACGAGGAGAGGGATGCCGCTATCCGTGAGAATGCCCAACGCGTGTTTGACCGCATTTCGGAAGCCCTGCACTACATGTCCCATGCCCAGCACGCCATCAGTGACCTGATGTTGGACCTGCAGACCGCAGCGCCGCGTCATCTGTGCTGCCGGCCGATTCTGGTCGAGCAGTCGGCGTTTGTTAGCTCCGGAATTGCAGCCGTTCCG AACAACATCAACTTGGCGAACCTGCTGCGAGCcacccacaacaacaacaacccggAGGTcggcaacaacaacatcaacgcACAGATCATCAACCTTTCGATTCCCGGAATGCCCGGTTCGGCCCCCGGTGGACCACTTACGATGCCACCGTTGATTCCGGTCAACACTCAGAACCGCCCCACCACGGGATCAGCGGCTGCTGCAGGTCCAGCAACGGGCACCGCAAACACGGGAGCAAACGCACCCACCACCGCCACAGCGCAACCGCAAGGTCAGTCCGCACGCCGCGTCATTCCACTGTCGGAACTTCCGGACGACGTGGTGACCCGCGTCTATATTCCCCTGTACGACCCCCAGACCGTTAGACGTGTGCAGAGCCTGGTCCAGACGATGGGAGCGCCAG ACGGTTCGAGGGCGCCGCCGGGCCGGAGCAGCAGCGCAAGCCGCTCTTCCTCCGCGACGGCCTCGACCGCGACGACGACACCACCAACCACCAACAACGACGACCAGCGGCCAACGCCAgcgtcctcctcctccccgTCTTCCACCAACACTTCGCGGACGACCAGTGAGTCAGACTCGGTCAGCTCGGGGAGCTCCCCCGAACGACGGTCATCCGCCCCTAACT CTACCAACGCGTCTGCCACCAAtgccagcaacaacaacaacgcccAAATGCAAATGGCTCGCCTAATCCAGGCCGTTGTGAACGCCGCCCCAATCCACGCCGACATCCACGTCCAGATCAACGCAGGTGGAAATCCTCCAGCCAGtggtgccgccgccgccgccgcagcaTCTTCGGGAAGTGgcactgcagcagcagcaacgacAACGGCATCAACGGGTGCGAGCGGAGGCGCTGGTGGACCCCAGCCGAACCCCACGATGACCAACAACACTTCGACCAACACCAACAGCGGTGGCAACGACGGCACGCAGTCCCGATTCGCGACGGTCACGCTGCCGACGACGTCCACCCAGACGCGATCAACGGCGCGGCCCCACGTGCACAGCATTCCGCCGGCGCACATCCGCCAGGTGCGCCCCATTCCGGCCAACATGCTGTCCTCGTTCGACAG GTTCCTCCCGTGCAACAGTCATCACATTCGCGAGAATGGTGACCGCGGTCCGGAAACGATCACGGTGCGCACCGCGAACaatagcaacagcagcagcagtggaaCGACTCCGGCTTCCGGCGGTCAACCGAGTGCGC CACCCTCGGAATCGCTGGCATCGCTACCGTTCAACCTGTTTGGCAGTCAGTTCACGCTGGCCGATTTTGAGCAGATCGTGCCCAACCCGAACACGCTGAACCGGATACGTGACTCGCTGCAGACGTACGTCGTCCAGACGCTGTTCAACGGCGAACCCATCAGCGAGGGCACCATGCCGAAC GCCATGAACGCGCTGATCCAGCAGCTGGAGCCGATCCTCGCGCTCGTGTCCCGGTACGACCTACCGGACTACGACACGCGGGCCTCCTTCGAGAACCTGATCCGCCGTTCGGTCCCGTTCTGTATGAACCTGATCCGCGAGGACAGTTCGCAGCAGTTTGGGGTGCGTTTGCTGCGCTTCCTCATCACGTTCGTGCGGCGCTTCTTCATGATCCTGGTGGTGGGCGTTGGCGCCGTGAACGCCGAGTCTTTCTCGCGGGAGCTGTTCAACATTGCCGTGTTTGGCACGCCGGACACGAGCAGCGTTGCGCCGGAGCTGCTGCGACTGTTTCTGCCGGCGATCCACCGACAGCTGGACCGCTCCGGTCACCACGACCAGCAGGAGATTCAGGAGTTTTTGGTGATTCGGAGTCGGCCGCCGGGCGAGCAGAGCAGCGGCGCCAATCGGGGACCCAGT CCCATGGAGGTGGACGACACGGAATCCTCGACTACGCCGGAGCTCGTGTCGGACATTGCGGAAATTTCCATCTCCATCGAACCGCCAAACATCGTCAACCTGGACCAGTGCGCCGCGATCGTCATTTCGGCTGGCCCCGTCACGTCCGGATCGACACCCTCGACGGTGCGGGTAGTGGCGGCCGCTCCATCCGCTGCTCCGACGACCGCTCCACCTGGTTCCGCTCCTCCGGCATCACGCACCACCACCAACAGTGACGACGTAACGATGACCGTTCCGTTGGCGGTTGTTGACCCCCAGGTTCCACCGCCACTGGCCGACGAAGAGGACCTGCCCTCGGTGGCGGTCGGTTCCGAACAGTGGCACGCCCATTTGCCGCAGAACTGGCTTCCGGTCATCACCCGGGACATTGCCCGCCAAAGACGACAG AACCCCCAGGGACCCTTCACGGACGCGTACATCTCCGGGATGTCGTCCAAGCGCCGCAAGCTGATAGCCGAAACGAAACCCCCGTCGGACGTTCCCTCGCTGATTGCGGACAACGTTCGGGAAGCGTTTCACGGCGCCGGCATCAATCCGGCCTCGGTGGTACCGGCATCTGCTgtggccgccgccgccggtgGAAGCGGAGTCGCCGGAGGTTTCCCAAGTAGCCTCAGTGAGTTTTCCAGCACGATAGCGGACGACGCGGCCCTTCACAGCTCGTACTGCGAGGCGATGCGGGCCAGCGTGCGCGAACGGTTA
- the LOC120413439 gene encoding large proline-rich protein BAG6 isoform X4: protein MINLKVKTLDSQNHDFSVEDDITVRQFKEHIAEKINVAVDMQRLIYCGRVLSDDKALKEYDVNGKVVHLVQRAPPSARGSSSSTSGGVGSSSLSDEGARASARRSRSSDNGASRGQIFRGLDDFNTMYFGSMTSIPLNVNATQTPPQIPTVSPSSTLCMNRITVARHMLQCVDNIISYLETPERGLNNTAMDILSQQTMESTVFEVGISAVGDVDIPPNQMQNFVQAFQGAVSAAFRQNGISNVTVQQQQDTLNPSVQVFGTIPDSAIVTPPNTSATATPAQESSGASSGSSSTSSSTSESSADSRRQARPGAGGASGGGSGSGSSRNQTTSTQTLAEVVQQMRVVQRRMEPFLQQYYDILQNDPTYEERDAAIRENAQRVFDRISEALHYMSHAQHAISDLMLDLQTAAPRHLCCRPILVEQSAFVSSGIAAVPNNINLANLLRATHNNNNPEVGNNNINAQIINLSIPGMPGSAPGGPLTMPPLIPVNTQNRPTTGSAAAAGPATGTANTGANAPTTATAQPQATNASATNASNNNNAQMQMARLIQAVVNAAPIHADIHVQINAGGNPPASGAAAAAAASSGSGTAAAATTTASTGASGGAGGPQPNPTMTNNTSTNTNSGGNDGTQSRFATVTLPTTSTQTRSTARPHVHSIPPAHIRQVRPIPANMLSSFDRFDRFLPCNSHHIRENGDRGPETITVRTANNSNSSSSGTTPASGGQPSAPPSESLASLPFNLFGSQFTLADFEQIVPNPNTLNRIRDSLQTYVVQTLFNGEPISEGTMPNAMNALIQQLEPILALVSRYDLPDYDTRASFENLIRRSVPFCMNLIREDSSQQFGVRLLRFLITFVRRFFMILVVGVGAVNAESFSRELFNIAVFGTPDTSSVAPELLRLFLPAIHRQLDRSGHHDQQEIQEFLVIRSRPPGEQSSGANRGPSPMEVDDTESSTTPELVSDIAEISISIEPPNIVNLDQCAAIVISAGPVTSGSTPSTVRVVAAAPSAAPTTAPPGSAPPASRTTTNSDDVTMTVPLAVVDPQVPPPLADEEDLPSVAVGSEQWHAHLPQNWLPVITRDIARQRRQNPQGPFTDAYISGMSSKRRKLIAETKPPSDVPSLIADNVREAFHGAGINPASVVPASAVAAAAGGSGVAGGFPSSLSEFSSTIADDAALHSSYCEAMRASVRERLAKDPNYDAKRFPNCSKYFEK from the exons ATTACGGTGCGCCAGTTCAAGGAGCACATCGCCGAAAAGATCAACGTGGCGGTGGACATGCAGCGGCTCATCTACTGTGGCCGCGTGCTGAGCGACGACAAGGCCCTGAAGGAGTACGACGTGAACGGGAAGGTGGTCCACCTGGTTCAGCGCGCCCCACCGTCGGCCCGTGGCtcgagcagcagcaccagcggcGGCGTCGGTTCCAGCAGCCTGTCCGACGAGGGGGCACGAGCTTCGGCGAGGCGCTCCCGCAGCAGCGACAATGGCGCCTCCCGGGGCCAGATCTTCCGCGGGTTGGACGATTTCAACACGATGTACTTTGGCTCGATGACGTCGATTCCGCTGAACGTGAATGCCACG caAACTCCTCCGCAAATTCCGACCGTGAGTCCGTCGTCGACGCTCTGCATGAACCGGATTACCGTGGCCCGTCACATGCTGCAGTGTGTGGACAACATAATCAGCTATTTGGAGACGCCGGAACGCGGTTTGAACAACACGGCGATGGACATTCTGTCCCAGCAGACGATGGAATCGACGGTGTTTGAGGTGGGCATTAGCGCGGTTGGAGACGTGGACATCCCGCCGAACCAGATGCAGAACTTTGTGCAGGCCTTCCAGGGTGCAGTTTCGGCAGCGTTCCGTCAGAATGGCATCTCGAACGTGACggttcagcagcagcaggacaCGCTCAACCCGTCGGTGCAGGTTTTCGGTACGATTCCCGACTCGGCCATCGTAACGCCACCGAACACGAGCGCAACGGCCACGCCGGCCCAGGAAAGTTCGGGCGCTTCTTCGGGCAGCTCGTCGACGTCTTCCAGCACGTCGGAGTCGAGTGCCGATTCGAGACGGCAGGCACGACCCGGTGCCGGTGGAGCAAGTGGTGGAGGCAGCGGCAGCGGATCTTCGCGGAACCAAACCACAAGCACGCAAACGTTGGCCGAAGTGGTCCAACAGATGCGGGTCGTCCAGCGACGCATGGAACCGTTCCTGCAGCAGTACTACGATATACTGCAAAATGATCCGACGTACGAGGAGAGGGATGCCGCTATCCGTGAGAATGCCCAACGCGTGTTTGACCGCATTTCGGAAGCCCTGCACTACATGTCCCATGCCCAGCACGCCATCAGTGACCTGATGTTGGACCTGCAGACCGCAGCGCCGCGTCATCTGTGCTGCCGGCCGATTCTGGTCGAGCAGTCGGCGTTTGTTAGCTCCGGAATTGCAGCCGTTCCG AACAACATCAACTTGGCGAACCTGCTGCGAGCcacccacaacaacaacaacccggAGGTcggcaacaacaacatcaacgcACAGATCATCAACCTTTCGATTCCCGGAATGCCCGGTTCGGCCCCCGGTGGACCACTTACGATGCCACCGTTGATTCCGGTCAACACTCAGAACCGCCCCACCACGGGATCAGCGGCTGCTGCAGGTCCAGCAACGGGCACCGCAAACACGGGAGCAAACGCACCCACCACCGCCACAGCGCAACCGCAAG CTACCAACGCGTCTGCCACCAAtgccagcaacaacaacaacgcccAAATGCAAATGGCTCGCCTAATCCAGGCCGTTGTGAACGCCGCCCCAATCCACGCCGACATCCACGTCCAGATCAACGCAGGTGGAAATCCTCCAGCCAGtggtgccgccgccgccgccgcagcaTCTTCGGGAAGTGgcactgcagcagcagcaacgacAACGGCATCAACGGGTGCGAGCGGAGGCGCTGGTGGACCCCAGCCGAACCCCACGATGACCAACAACACTTCGACCAACACCAACAGCGGTGGCAACGACGGCACGCAGTCCCGATTCGCGACGGTCACGCTGCCGACGACGTCCACCCAGACGCGATCAACGGCGCGGCCCCACGTGCACAGCATTCCGCCGGCGCACATCCGCCAGGTGCGCCCCATTCCGGCCAACATGCTGTCCTCGTTCGACAGGTTTGACAG GTTCCTCCCGTGCAACAGTCATCACATTCGCGAGAATGGTGACCGCGGTCCGGAAACGATCACGGTGCGCACCGCGAACaatagcaacagcagcagcagtggaaCGACTCCGGCTTCCGGCGGTCAACCGAGTGCGC CACCCTCGGAATCGCTGGCATCGCTACCGTTCAACCTGTTTGGCAGTCAGTTCACGCTGGCCGATTTTGAGCAGATCGTGCCCAACCCGAACACGCTGAACCGGATACGTGACTCGCTGCAGACGTACGTCGTCCAGACGCTGTTCAACGGCGAACCCATCAGCGAGGGCACCATGCCGAAC GCCATGAACGCGCTGATCCAGCAGCTGGAGCCGATCCTCGCGCTCGTGTCCCGGTACGACCTACCGGACTACGACACGCGGGCCTCCTTCGAGAACCTGATCCGCCGTTCGGTCCCGTTCTGTATGAACCTGATCCGCGAGGACAGTTCGCAGCAGTTTGGGGTGCGTTTGCTGCGCTTCCTCATCACGTTCGTGCGGCGCTTCTTCATGATCCTGGTGGTGGGCGTTGGCGCCGTGAACGCCGAGTCTTTCTCGCGGGAGCTGTTCAACATTGCCGTGTTTGGCACGCCGGACACGAGCAGCGTTGCGCCGGAGCTGCTGCGACTGTTTCTGCCGGCGATCCACCGACAGCTGGACCGCTCCGGTCACCACGACCAGCAGGAGATTCAGGAGTTTTTGGTGATTCGGAGTCGGCCGCCGGGCGAGCAGAGCAGCGGCGCCAATCGGGGACCCAGT CCCATGGAGGTGGACGACACGGAATCCTCGACTACGCCGGAGCTCGTGTCGGACATTGCGGAAATTTCCATCTCCATCGAACCGCCAAACATCGTCAACCTGGACCAGTGCGCCGCGATCGTCATTTCGGCTGGCCCCGTCACGTCCGGATCGACACCCTCGACGGTGCGGGTAGTGGCGGCCGCTCCATCCGCTGCTCCGACGACCGCTCCACCTGGTTCCGCTCCTCCGGCATCACGCACCACCACCAACAGTGACGACGTAACGATGACCGTTCCGTTGGCGGTTGTTGACCCCCAGGTTCCACCGCCACTGGCCGACGAAGAGGACCTGCCCTCGGTGGCGGTCGGTTCCGAACAGTGGCACGCCCATTTGCCGCAGAACTGGCTTCCGGTCATCACCCGGGACATTGCCCGCCAAAGACGACAG AACCCCCAGGGACCCTTCACGGACGCGTACATCTCCGGGATGTCGTCCAAGCGCCGCAAGCTGATAGCCGAAACGAAACCCCCGTCGGACGTTCCCTCGCTGATTGCGGACAACGTTCGGGAAGCGTTTCACGGCGCCGGCATCAATCCGGCCTCGGTGGTACCGGCATCTGCTgtggccgccgccgccggtgGAAGCGGAGTCGCCGGAGGTTTCCCAAGTAGCCTCAGTGAGTTTTCCAGCACGATAGCGGACGACGCGGCCCTTCACAGCTCGTACTGCGAGGCGATGCGGGCCAGCGTGCGCGAACGGTTA